From Gimesia panareensis, the proteins below share one genomic window:
- a CDS encoding beta-ketoacyl-[acyl-carrier-protein] synthase family protein, whose amino-acid sequence MNTESRRRILITGMGILSPIGIGAEAFQNSLMSGTSGIKKSEMYSYLATPDSCVAEIADFNDSTIKKVYLKQQRRSLKVMCREIQLGVASANLAMDDSGIDLEAVDSERFGIEFGANLMLSPPEVLYSACMECTEGTEFHYERWGAEGLPKMEPLWLLKYLPNMPACHIGIVMDARGPSNSITQAEASGNLVLGEAQRIIERDWADVMVAGVTGTRVHEVKSIHAKLWDELADSPEEFSKRSRPFDKARNGQVAGEAACSLLLEEKSHAEKRGAKVWGELLGTGASCVVNRDGTPETRVSIANAIKLAFKRAGVEAGDIGHINAHGLGDSRLDVEEYQAISDIFGDKANEVPVTALKSYFGNSGSACGIVEASGSLVGLKQGVIPATLNYETQDTNCPLNVVRNEPLPTDNKLFLKISTTTFGQASASVICGV is encoded by the coding sequence ATGAATACAGAATCACGACGTCGTATTCTGATCACCGGGATGGGAATCCTCAGCCCGATCGGAATTGGAGCAGAAGCGTTTCAAAACAGTCTGATGTCGGGTACTTCAGGCATTAAGAAATCGGAGATGTACTCTTATCTGGCAACTCCAGATTCCTGTGTGGCTGAGATTGCTGATTTCAATGACAGCACGATCAAGAAAGTGTATCTGAAACAGCAGCGCAGGAGCCTGAAGGTGATGTGCCGCGAAATTCAACTGGGAGTCGCTTCTGCCAATCTGGCGATGGATGATTCAGGTATTGATCTGGAAGCAGTTGACAGCGAACGTTTCGGAATTGAGTTCGGGGCGAATCTGATGCTCAGTCCTCCCGAGGTTCTTTACTCCGCGTGCATGGAATGTACTGAAGGTACCGAGTTCCATTACGAACGGTGGGGGGCAGAGGGGCTTCCCAAAATGGAACCACTCTGGTTGCTGAAATATCTGCCGAATATGCCGGCCTGCCATATCGGAATCGTGATGGATGCCCGTGGTCCGAGTAACTCCATTACCCAGGCTGAAGCGTCCGGAAATCTTGTGCTGGGAGAGGCACAGCGGATTATTGAACGCGACTGGGCTGACGTGATGGTTGCTGGCGTGACCGGAACCCGGGTTCATGAGGTGAAATCGATCCACGCAAAACTGTGGGATGAACTGGCTGACTCACCTGAGGAATTTTCAAAGCGGTCCCGGCCTTTTGACAAGGCGCGCAATGGTCAGGTCGCAGGGGAAGCGGCCTGCTCGCTGCTGCTGGAAGAAAAGTCCCATGCTGAGAAGCGTGGGGCCAAGGTCTGGGGCGAACTTTTGGGGACTGGTGCTTCCTGTGTCGTAAATCGCGATGGTACTCCCGAGACCCGTGTTTCAATCGCCAACGCAATCAAACTGGCCTTCAAGCGCGCAGGTGTGGAAGCGGGAGATATTGGTCACATCAACGCTCATGGGTTGGGAGATTCCAGGCTGGACGTTGAAGAATACCAGGCGATCAGCGATATCTTCGGTGATAAAGCGAATGAAGTTCCCGTAACGGCCCTGAAGAGTTACTTCGGCAATTCCGGTTCTGCCTGTGGTATTGTTGAGGCCAGTGGTTCACTGGTGGGGCTGAAGCAGGGAGTGATTCCAGCAACCTTGAACTACGAAACTCAGGATACGAACTGTCCGTTGAATGTGGTTCGAAATGAACCGCTGCCGACAGATAACAAGCTGTTCCTGAAGATCAGCACGACGACCTTTGGGCAGGCCAGTGCTTCGGTAATCTGCGGCGTCTGA
- a CDS encoding tetratricopeptide repeat protein, with protein MPRFLPALIICLGLPLAAAAQPTPTTPTTNDPFAQLKMQADQAQQQGDYAKSIQLASQVLQQNPSDHVAYYLRASARVESGREQGNTQTIREGVGDSREAIRYSQNQNVNYYLPYLYGMMNLAVMENKKSHAETALNVANQILARPNLTPEERANFHYQRGMIYLPLNKPREAAQDFTETIKLSPNHFAALLALPDAYALAGENDQALASFNQVIQKQPDSPVVYNNRAMFYQQQGKLQEAINDFSRAIQIDPNYHHAITNRGFAYLEGGKPDTAEADLTQSLSIVPEQPFVLGMRGEARLLQGKIAEAIQDQARAVQLDPQNPALHSDLGFSYFFNQNFGEALKQFDQATQLSQDQMKVLNPWIYLAMVRNNQKAAADAKFQTVLNQKPEARDSVDMLTAYLMGGVTEADLLKSIDQKDPQRKQAQTCEAHYFIGQKALLAGDTATATQNFQQALNTGMRNLSAYRGAQYALKKF; from the coding sequence ATGCCCCGCTTTCTGCCCGCTCTGATCATTTGCCTGGGACTGCCGCTCGCCGCTGCAGCACAGCCCACACCGACCACACCAACTACCAATGACCCCTTTGCCCAGTTGAAAATGCAGGCTGACCAGGCCCAGCAACAGGGGGACTATGCCAAATCCATTCAGCTCGCTTCTCAGGTTTTGCAGCAGAATCCCAGTGATCATGTTGCCTACTACCTGAGGGCCAGTGCTCGCGTGGAATCAGGCCGCGAACAGGGTAACACCCAGACCATCCGGGAAGGAGTCGGTGATTCACGCGAAGCCATCCGCTATAGCCAGAACCAGAATGTCAACTACTATCTCCCCTATCTATATGGGATGATGAACCTGGCAGTCATGGAGAATAAGAAAAGCCACGCTGAAACCGCCCTGAATGTCGCGAATCAGATTCTGGCACGCCCAAATCTCACTCCTGAAGAGCGGGCCAACTTCCATTACCAGCGGGGGATGATTTATCTCCCCCTCAACAAGCCCCGGGAGGCAGCCCAGGACTTCACGGAAACGATTAAACTTTCCCCCAATCACTTTGCAGCCCTGCTCGCTCTACCTGATGCATATGCACTGGCAGGTGAAAACGATCAGGCACTGGCCAGCTTTAATCAGGTGATTCAGAAACAGCCCGATTCGCCCGTCGTCTATAACAACCGGGCCATGTTCTACCAGCAACAGGGAAAACTCCAGGAAGCCATCAACGACTTCTCCCGGGCCATTCAGATTGACCCCAATTACCACCACGCCATTACGAACCGTGGTTTTGCCTACCTGGAAGGGGGCAAACCGGACACCGCGGAAGCAGACCTGACCCAGTCCCTTTCCATTGTCCCCGAGCAACCTTTTGTACTGGGCATGCGAGGCGAAGCACGTCTGTTGCAGGGAAAAATTGCTGAAGCCATCCAGGACCAGGCCCGGGCTGTCCAGCTCGATCCACAGAATCCGGCCCTGCACTCCGACCTGGGCTTTTCCTACTTCTTTAACCAGAACTTCGGAGAAGCACTGAAACAATTCGATCAGGCCACACAACTGTCACAGGATCAGATGAAAGTCCTCAACCCCTGGATTTACCTGGCAATGGTCCGCAACAACCAGAAAGCTGCCGCGGATGCAAAATTCCAGACGGTTCTCAACCAGAAACCAGAAGCCCGCGACTCCGTCGACATGCTTACTGCGTACCTTATGGGAGGTGTCACCGAAGCAGACCTGCTCAAATCCATCGACCAGAAGGATCCGCAACGCAAGCAGGCACAAACCTGTGAAGCACACTATTTCATCGGACAGAAAGCATTGCTGGCAGGCGATACAGCAACTGCGACGCAGAACTTTCAGCAGGCTCTGAATACGGGAATGCGAAACCTGTCCGCTTATCGTGGTGCCCAGTATGCACTTAAAAAATTCTGA
- the fabD gene encoding ACP S-malonyltransferase: protein MSRIAFLFPGQGAQHVGMGKTIVEKYPAAKELFDRAAEILQYDLAKICFEGPSEELDSTVISQPALFVTSLAALEMLRADAPDKVLACEMTAGLSLGEYTALVFAGAMSFEDGLRVVQRRGEAMQAAADANPSGMVSVLLLDRDKVAEICEAASAAGKIWIANYLCPGNIVLSGENSACERAAELAEQEGGRAIPLAVAGAFHTEIMKPADSKLSEALAGVGLKKPEIPVISNVDAKIHEDPDEIRELLIRQVLSPVLWEDSIRTMLDDGFDEFYEIGPGKVLKGLMKRINRKISCETVNDS from the coding sequence GTGAGCAGAATTGCCTTTTTGTTTCCCGGACAGGGTGCTCAACATGTAGGTATGGGTAAAACCATTGTCGAGAAATATCCGGCGGCGAAAGAGCTGTTTGATCGCGCTGCGGAGATTCTGCAATACGATCTGGCGAAGATCTGCTTTGAAGGACCCAGCGAAGAGCTGGATTCCACTGTCATCAGTCAGCCTGCCCTGTTTGTGACCAGCCTGGCGGCCCTGGAAATGTTGCGGGCCGATGCTCCTGATAAGGTTCTGGCGTGCGAAATGACCGCTGGTTTGAGCCTGGGGGAATATACCGCACTCGTGTTTGCCGGGGCCATGAGTTTTGAAGATGGTCTGCGGGTCGTTCAGCGACGCGGTGAGGCGATGCAGGCTGCAGCGGATGCCAATCCTTCTGGAATGGTCAGTGTCCTGCTGCTGGATCGAGACAAAGTGGCAGAGATCTGTGAAGCAGCCTCAGCCGCGGGCAAAATCTGGATTGCCAATTACCTGTGCCCCGGAAACATTGTGCTGTCTGGTGAGAACAGTGCCTGTGAGCGGGCTGCTGAACTGGCTGAGCAGGAAGGGGGGCGTGCTATCCCCCTGGCGGTTGCCGGTGCTTTTCATACGGAGATCATGAAACCGGCCGACAGCAAGCTCTCAGAAGCGCTGGCGGGAGTGGGGCTGAAAAAGCCGGAAATCCCTGTGATTTCCAATGTGGATGCTAAAATCCATGAAGATCCGGATGAGATCCGCGAATTACTCATTCGTCAGGTTCTCAGTCCGGTGCTCTGGGAAGATTCGATCCGAACCATGCTGGATGATGGTTTTGACGAGTTCTACGAAATCGGTCCCGGTAAGGTTCTGAAGGGGCTGATGAAGCGGATCAACCGCAAGATTTCCTGTGAAACTGTCAACGATTCATAG
- the acpP gene encoding acyl carrier protein translates to MSIEEKVVGIVSEQLGHPKEDITLDSKFIDDLKADSLDIVELVMEFEDEFDVTIPDDDYDKIKTVGDVVGYITEKAS, encoded by the coding sequence GTGTCAATTGAAGAAAAAGTGGTTGGTATCGTAAGCGAGCAGTTAGGCCATCCCAAAGAAGACATTACACTCGACAGCAAATTTATCGACGACTTGAAGGCCGATTCGCTCGACATCGTAGAACTGGTTATGGAATTTGAAGACGAATTCGACGTAACCATTCCTGATGATGACTATGACAAAATCAAAACTGTCGGCGATGTGGTGGGCTACATCACAGAAAAAGCCAGCTGA
- a CDS encoding tetratricopeptide repeat protein, which yields MTEHRSNRPIFQSLLLAITALTTCLTTYEHLSAAAGPMTPQELQAFGKQIQQTAYSQDAAKFRALFDWKTFINRVLGDYEQNPAVKQALQPVRQQLETAYTENNQGIDSEILAEVGSGADYRFLAMRKENNEFKVIFRFLRPDWTLNYQALIIEKQASGELKIVDIDSLSTGELISQSLQRLYLPEIYKAHLDVKDKLSQEETSRIISQKKRYDFLTADTEKTDPFQNYSQLPNQYKNDKTVLLFLAQNTIETENDKKYQSVLGAYRKYHPQDPASELLSVDYFTMTKQYKLAIDSLDRLTAAIKTTDPYLYSVRAGVLIEMGDTSLAGKYAGKASELEPDLLQPYLHLINLSVMQGQFDATIKYLEILNNKFGFAYEDLDLSDLENFDKFTASPQFKQWQAVKKVAAQPKQGSVN from the coding sequence ATGACGGAACATCGTAGCAATCGCCCCATTTTCCAGTCCCTGCTCCTCGCCATCACGGCTCTGACAACCTGCCTCACCACATATGAACACCTGTCAGCTGCGGCCGGGCCGATGACACCCCAGGAACTGCAGGCGTTCGGTAAACAGATCCAGCAGACCGCTTATTCGCAGGACGCTGCCAAATTCCGTGCGCTCTTCGACTGGAAAACCTTTATCAATCGGGTGCTCGGCGATTATGAACAGAATCCAGCTGTCAAACAGGCCCTCCAACCGGTCCGTCAGCAGTTGGAAACAGCTTACACGGAAAACAACCAGGGCATCGACTCAGAAATTCTGGCTGAAGTTGGTAGTGGTGCCGACTACCGCTTCCTGGCCATGCGGAAGGAAAACAACGAGTTCAAAGTGATTTTCCGTTTCCTGCGTCCAGACTGGACCCTGAATTACCAGGCACTGATCATTGAAAAGCAGGCCTCTGGTGAACTCAAGATTGTCGACATCGACAGCCTCTCCACAGGCGAACTGATTTCCCAGTCTCTGCAACGGCTCTACCTGCCGGAGATCTACAAGGCACACCTGGACGTCAAAGACAAGCTCTCCCAGGAGGAAACAAGCCGCATTATCAGCCAGAAAAAACGCTACGACTTTCTGACGGCCGACACCGAAAAAACGGATCCGTTCCAGAACTATTCACAACTCCCCAATCAGTACAAAAACGATAAGACCGTTCTGCTCTTTCTGGCTCAGAATACAATCGAAACAGAAAACGACAAAAAATATCAGTCTGTCCTGGGCGCGTATCGCAAATACCACCCACAGGATCCGGCTTCCGAACTGCTCAGCGTCGATTACTTCACGATGACGAAACAGTACAAGCTGGCCATCGACAGTCTGGACCGCCTGACCGCTGCCATTAAAACTACCGATCCCTATCTCTACTCCGTACGGGCCGGGGTACTGATCGAAATGGGCGACACCAGCCTCGCTGGAAAATACGCCGGCAAAGCTTCTGAACTGGAGCCGGACCTCCTGCAGCCCTACCTGCACCTGATTAACCTCTCGGTCATGCAGGGCCAGTTTGACGCGACAATCAAATACCTGGAGATCCTCAACAACAAGTTCGGCTTCGCCTACGAAGACCTGGACCTGAGTGATCTGGAAAATTTTGACAAGTTCACTGCCTCTCCCCAGTTCAAACAGTGGCAGGCCGTCAAAAAAGTGGCTGCCCAACCGAAACAGGGATCGGTTAACTGA
- the fabF gene encoding beta-ketoacyl-ACP synthase II: protein MRRRVVVTGVSVVTALGLDVSEFWDKLCAGKSGVGPIERFDCSDYKVRFGGEIKDFNAAEYTNLSSKDLKRVDRFVQFGLVGAHIAYRQAQLEDFEGDPYRRGVLIGSGIGGLNEIENQHDKLYNQGPARVSPFMIPKLMVNAASGNISVAYELKGPNSAVATACASATNAIGDAFKLIQNDVADIMVTGGSEAAVTPMGLSGFARMNALSTRNDDPQAASRPFDRDRDGFVMAEGAGIIVLEEYEHAKQRGVPILAEVVGYGMSADGTHMTAPDPEGRGAARAMLHAIKDAGLNPEDINYINTHGTSTPLGDVAETVAINTVFGSHVKSMPVSSTKGHLGHLLGASGGVEFVVGVKALMEQVAPPTINLDNPDEQCNLDYIPNEPREMKLERVMKNSFGFGGHNACLILQKAS from the coding sequence ATGCGCAGGAGAGTCGTCGTTACCGGAGTTTCTGTCGTAACGGCTCTGGGTTTAGATGTCTCAGAGTTTTGGGACAAGTTGTGTGCTGGCAAAAGTGGTGTCGGTCCTATCGAACGCTTTGACTGCTCCGACTACAAAGTCCGTTTTGGCGGCGAAATCAAAGATTTCAATGCAGCCGAGTATACCAATCTTTCCTCGAAAGACCTGAAACGCGTTGATCGTTTTGTCCAGTTCGGTCTGGTCGGGGCGCATATCGCCTACCGCCAGGCACAACTGGAAGACTTTGAGGGGGACCCCTATCGCAGAGGAGTTCTGATTGGCAGTGGAATCGGCGGTTTGAATGAGATCGAAAACCAGCACGACAAACTCTACAATCAGGGGCCGGCTCGTGTTTCTCCCTTCATGATTCCCAAGCTGATGGTGAATGCGGCCAGCGGAAATATTTCAGTGGCGTATGAACTGAAGGGGCCTAACAGTGCTGTGGCAACGGCCTGTGCTTCCGCCACTAATGCGATAGGCGATGCTTTCAAGCTGATTCAAAACGATGTGGCTGACATCATGGTGACCGGCGGGAGCGAAGCAGCTGTAACACCGATGGGCCTTTCCGGTTTTGCCCGGATGAATGCTCTGTCGACACGGAATGACGATCCCCAGGCAGCGAGCCGTCCCTTCGATCGCGATCGTGACGGGTTTGTGATGGCGGAGGGTGCCGGAATTATCGTGCTGGAAGAGTACGAGCATGCAAAGCAGCGGGGCGTGCCGATTCTGGCTGAAGTTGTGGGATACGGAATGTCTGCAGATGGAACCCACATGACGGCTCCCGATCCGGAAGGGCGTGGTGCTGCTCGTGCCATGCTGCATGCGATCAAAGATGCCGGCCTGAATCCGGAAGACATTAACTACATCAATACGCACGGTACCAGTACTCCCTTGGGTGACGTTGCTGAAACGGTCGCCATCAATACGGTCTTCGGGTCTCATGTGAAATCCATGCCGGTTTCGAGCACGAAAGGGCATCTGGGGCATTTGCTGGGGGCTTCGGGTGGAGTAGAATTTGTCGTAGGTGTTAAGGCTCTGATGGAGCAGGTCGCGCCTCCCACGATCAATCTGGATAACCCCGACGAGCAATGCAATCTCGATTATATCCCGAACGAGCCACGCGAAATGAAGCTGGAGCGGGTGATGAAAAACAGCTTCGGTTTTGGCGGGCATAATGCCTGTCTGATTCTGCAGAAAGCGTCCTGA
- a CDS encoding PP2C family protein-serine/threonine phosphatase, with product MDPPQQPRPKRTIRFQLLLVVNTVLGIFVVVFLLFSYQRDLAARLNDKRIALEEEAATIVPTILEMRHEGQAEIQEYINTIHKQMQEIHAPEHHIVVTFDNQQRPPISDAGQSEDLIAVILQAAESTGNLTQLHDSEIVVGTFHENGVRVSVSETVDSVYGAVFSEVLNRLTGFIVLALITGIVINLALTYIVTRPLDQLMQTVQQIGQGQLGTQSETFHSMELNYLTHEINSMSASLAAVEKVRQRQMNKARKIQENLHPRNIKVPGLDVATIYHPADEVGGDYYDVLHLENGAWLFCVADITGHGISAAMSAAVLKTLLIQASEHSCAPAEIMEFINRRFTVISPVGEFVSMQLISIKPDTHAIDYASAGHEPACLLTATGEISDSETTGLLVGIEKEACWNTISLQLKQGDRLLMLTDGVSETHNPAGEMFGRKRLAALFKECQHLPVAETAEQIRSQLSHFRAGGAQQYDITILLLEMTAPDPEEN from the coding sequence ATGGATCCACCACAACAGCCCCGCCCCAAACGAACCATTCGCTTTCAGCTCCTGCTGGTTGTGAACACGGTTCTCGGCATTTTTGTGGTGGTCTTCCTCCTGTTCTCTTATCAGCGTGATCTCGCTGCCCGCCTCAATGACAAACGCATAGCCCTGGAAGAAGAAGCAGCCACCATCGTCCCCACCATCCTCGAAATGCGGCATGAAGGACAGGCGGAAATTCAGGAATACATCAATACCATCCACAAGCAGATGCAGGAGATCCACGCCCCCGAGCATCATATTGTAGTCACCTTTGATAACCAGCAACGGCCCCCCATTTCCGACGCCGGTCAATCAGAAGATCTGATCGCAGTCATCCTTCAGGCAGCAGAGTCCACCGGCAACCTGACCCAACTACATGATTCCGAAATTGTGGTGGGAACTTTCCACGAAAACGGGGTGAGAGTCTCAGTCTCTGAAACCGTGGACAGTGTTTATGGCGCAGTCTTTTCGGAAGTCCTCAACCGCCTGACCGGCTTCATCGTTCTCGCCCTGATCACGGGAATTGTGATCAACCTGGCCCTGACCTATATCGTCACGCGTCCCCTCGACCAGTTGATGCAGACCGTTCAGCAGATTGGCCAGGGACAGCTGGGGACCCAGTCAGAAACCTTCCACAGTATGGAACTCAATTATCTGACCCATGAAATCAACTCCATGAGCGCCTCACTGGCTGCGGTCGAAAAAGTACGACAGCGTCAGATGAACAAAGCACGTAAGATTCAGGAAAACCTGCACCCCCGCAACATCAAAGTCCCGGGGTTGGATGTAGCAACTATTTACCACCCTGCTGACGAAGTCGGGGGCGACTATTACGACGTTCTGCACCTGGAAAATGGTGCCTGGCTGTTCTGCGTCGCCGACATCACCGGGCACGGCATCTCTGCCGCCATGAGCGCTGCGGTCCTGAAAACCCTGCTTATCCAGGCCAGCGAACACTCCTGCGCCCCGGCTGAAATCATGGAATTTATTAATCGCCGCTTTACCGTTATCAGCCCGGTCGGCGAATTCGTCTCCATGCAGCTGATCTCAATCAAGCCTGACACGCATGCCATTGACTACGCCAGCGCAGGGCACGAGCCTGCCTGCCTGCTCACCGCAACGGGAGAAATCTCCGACTCGGAAACAACCGGACTGCTGGTCGGCATCGAAAAAGAGGCCTGCTGGAATACCATCTCCCTGCAGCTAAAGCAGGGAGACCGACTGCTGATGCTGACCGATGGCGTCAGTGAGACTCATAACCCCGCAGGGGAAATGTTTGGTCGCAAGCGACTGGCTGCCCTGTTCAAGGAGTGTCAGCACCTCCCGGTGGCAGAAACTGCCGAGCAGATCCGCTCTCAACTCTCCCACTTTCGGGCGGGCGGAGCGCAACAGTACGATATCACCATCCTGCTACTCGAAATGACAGCCCCTGATCCTGAAGAAAACTGA
- a CDS encoding prenyltransferase/squalene oxidase repeat-containing protein: protein MFVFRYFCVLLVSASVSVVQAEPPEAKFQYKSPEIQIPEASAGEPVLKEFSLERADRYLEQGTAAWSAQRKCVSCHTNGMYLISRPELTAELGPPTKAMRDFFVAELRKLQGQDRERLLSGIRPTQIAYVAAGLAKWDQHVSRKLSPETDEALRFMLSVQSDDGSWGNADCWPPFESSSYQGATVAAQAIAAAPGWREALKDEALQGKIKRLLTYLKETEPPHDYGRLLLLWTAADYPELLTAEKKQALISMVRKHQLPDGGWSLRTFAAPGAWGKGNRAEKLQAEPEFDSATRNWKNLESDGHQTGLAILVLRESGVKADDPQIRKGIQWLLSHQRDSGRWWTRSLNTDRWHFITYSGTFYPLLALKKCNALPVLQQTSSR from the coding sequence ATGTTCGTTTTTCGATATTTCTGTGTGCTTCTGGTGAGTGCAAGTGTGTCAGTGGTGCAGGCGGAACCACCGGAGGCGAAATTTCAATACAAGTCGCCAGAGATCCAGATACCAGAGGCGAGCGCGGGTGAACCGGTTCTGAAGGAGTTTTCGTTGGAGCGCGCGGATCGTTATCTGGAGCAGGGGACCGCTGCCTGGTCGGCCCAACGGAAATGCGTGAGCTGTCATACGAATGGGATGTATCTGATCTCACGTCCCGAGTTGACTGCGGAACTGGGGCCGCCGACAAAAGCGATGCGTGATTTTTTTGTGGCAGAACTGCGCAAGCTGCAGGGGCAGGATCGGGAACGCTTGCTAAGCGGTATTCGTCCGACGCAGATCGCTTATGTGGCAGCCGGTCTGGCGAAATGGGATCAGCATGTCAGCCGCAAACTTTCCCCGGAGACGGATGAGGCACTGCGGTTCATGTTGAGTGTGCAGTCGGATGACGGCAGCTGGGGCAATGCTGACTGCTGGCCCCCTTTTGAGTCGAGCAGTTATCAGGGAGCGACCGTGGCTGCTCAGGCGATCGCCGCGGCACCCGGGTGGCGGGAAGCTCTTAAGGATGAAGCACTCCAAGGGAAAATCAAACGCCTGCTGACCTATTTGAAAGAGACGGAGCCTCCACACGATTATGGTCGTCTGTTGTTGTTATGGACCGCGGCAGATTATCCGGAGCTGCTCACAGCTGAGAAAAAACAGGCGTTGATTTCCATGGTGCGGAAGCACCAGCTGCCCGACGGGGGGTGGTCACTGCGGACGTTTGCTGCTCCCGGTGCCTGGGGGAAGGGGAACCGGGCTGAGAAACTGCAGGCCGAGCCGGAATTTGACTCTGCCACCAGGAACTGGAAGAACTTGGAAAGTGACGGCCACCAGACCGGACTGGCGATTCTGGTCCTGCGGGAGAGTGGCGTGAAAGCCGATGACCCGCAGATCCGGAAAGGCATCCAGTGGCTGTTGTCGCATCAGCGTGATTCGGGGCGCTGGTGGACGCGGTCGCTGAATACCGATCGCTGGCACTTCATTACCTACAGCGGGACGTTTTATCCCCTGCTGGCGCTCAAAAAATGCAATGCACTTCCGGTTTTGCAGCAGACGAGCTCCCGCTGA
- the rpmF gene encoding 50S ribosomal protein L32, with protein sequence MAVPKRRMSKSNSRKRRSHNGVKASKPTYCPQCGTASPSHAICPHCGFYQGRTIVDTED encoded by the coding sequence ATGGCAGTTCCCAAAAGACGGATGTCAAAATCCAATTCTCGTAAGAGACGCAGTCACAATGGTGTGAAGGCTAGTAAGCCCACCTATTGTCCCCAATGTGGTACCGCGTCCCCTTCTCATGCCATTTGCCCTCACTGTGGTTTCTATCAGGGGCGTACCATCGTTGATACTGAGGACTAA
- the plsX gene encoding phosphate acyltransferase PlsX has protein sequence MRIALDAMGGDFAPEPNIKGAIDALQAEPALEVVLVGPQDLLESQIEASGYNGERLSIVHASQVVGMEEKPTEAMRSKPDSSISVCWKLMAAREVDAVVSAGNTGAVVASGLKTRLFLKEVKRPGIAVTLPTVAGHAVLMDVGANPSARPAHLYQYAVMGEIYAREVLGVASPKVGLINIGSEDVKGNDLYRETYRLLTESPLKESFVGNVEGRGLYQGEADVLICEGFVGNVVLKVSEGMAEFLMKEASHQILGSLDKEKGQALQAFQEMAKRFRYHETGGAPLLGIDGICIICHGSSDAHSITNALRGSIMFKDRGINSQIAEHLAQKPVA, from the coding sequence ATGCGGATTGCACTGGATGCAATGGGAGGCGACTTTGCTCCCGAACCGAACATAAAGGGAGCGATTGATGCCTTGCAGGCGGAACCCGCTCTGGAAGTGGTGCTGGTCGGTCCGCAGGATCTTCTTGAGTCACAGATCGAGGCTTCCGGGTACAACGGAGAGCGTCTGTCGATCGTGCATGCCAGTCAGGTGGTGGGCATGGAAGAGAAGCCTACCGAAGCCATGCGGTCAAAACCGGACAGTTCGATTTCGGTCTGCTGGAAACTGATGGCTGCGCGTGAAGTGGATGCGGTTGTCAGTGCAGGTAATACCGGGGCTGTTGTTGCTTCAGGGCTGAAGACGCGACTCTTTCTGAAAGAAGTCAAGCGTCCTGGAATTGCTGTCACTTTGCCAACCGTAGCCGGCCATGCCGTCCTGATGGATGTGGGGGCAAACCCTTCGGCACGCCCGGCACACCTTTACCAGTACGCTGTGATGGGCGAGATTTATGCCCGCGAGGTGCTGGGAGTCGCATCCCCCAAAGTCGGCCTGATCAACATCGGCAGCGAAGATGTGAAGGGGAATGATCTTTATCGTGAAACCTACCGTCTGTTGACCGAGAGTCCGCTCAAAGAGAGCTTTGTGGGCAATGTCGAAGGCCGTGGTCTGTACCAGGGCGAGGCAGACGTTCTGATCTGTGAAGGATTTGTCGGAAACGTGGTGCTGAAAGTCAGCGAAGGGATGGCTGAATTCCTGATGAAGGAAGCTTCCCATCAGATTTTAGGCAGCCTGGACAAGGAAAAGGGCCAGGCACTTCAGGCATTTCAGGAAATGGCCAAGCGGTTCCGCTACCATGAAACCGGTGGGGCTCCCCTGTTAGGCATTGATGGAATCTGTATTATCTGTCATGGTTCCAGTGATGCCCACTCAATCACGAATGCCTTGAGGGGAAGTATCATGTTCAAGGATCGCGGCATCAATTCGCAGATCGCCGAACATCTGGCTCAAAAGCCAGTGGCTTGA